The window GTGGATCGGCAGCATGAACACCGACAGGCCGCGGTGCTTGGGCACGTCCCAGTTCGTGCGGGCCAGGCACAGCGCCCAGTCGGACCACCAGGCGCCGGTGCTCCAGATCTTCGACCCGTTGAGCACCCACTCGTCGCCCTCGCGGACCGCGGACATGAGCGCCCCGGCGACGTCGGACCCGCCACTGGGCTCGGAGAGGAACTGGATCCAGATCTCATCGCCGCGCAGGATCGCCGGCAGGTGGCGCAGCTTCTGCTCCTCGGTGCCGAACTCGAGGATGACGGCGGCACACGGCGACAACGTCGGCACCTGCAGGTGGCGCGGGAACTCGTAGCCGGCGAGTTCCTCGTTGAGGACCTCCTGGTGCGCCGCGGTGAGGCCCTGGCCGCCGTACTCGCGCGGGAAGGTGATGCCGGCGAGGCCCGCGTCGAACAGCATCCGCTGCAGCTTGCGGGCGCGGGCGACCTCGGCGAGCTCCTGCTCGTCGGTCAGCGTCCGCCGCAGCGTACGGACCGTCTCGTCCTGCTTGAGGTTGCCCTGGATGAACCGGCGGGCCCGCTCCCGGAAACTGTCGAGATCCTCGAGGTCACCCGCCGCGTTCGCCCGCGCCGCCACCGGGCCCGCGCCCTGGGCCGCGGGCGCCTCCTGCGGCTGGGTGTCATCGCTCGGGGCGGCGGCCTGAGCGATGGCGACGGCGGCCAGCCGGCCCAGGTGCTCGTCCGGGGTACCGAACAGGGCGCGGTTGACGGCGCCCCGGCGCAGGAACAGGTGCAGGTCGTGCTCGAAGGTGATGCCGATGCCGCCGTGCAGCTGAACACAGTCCTGCAGCAGCTCGACACCCGGCTCGCCGAGAGCCTTGGCGACGCTGACCAGCTCGTCGGCCTGCGGCGAGCCCGCGTCGACGGCGGCGGCCGCGGCGTCGACGGCGGCGTGCGTCGCCTCCAGCCACATCTTCATGTCGGCGAACCGGTGCTTGAGCGCCTGGTAGGACGCGAGCGGGCGGCCGAACGAGTACCGGTCGAAGGCCCAGTCGACGGTCATGTCGAACGCGCGCTGCAGCGCGCCGACCATCTCGGCGGTGACCAGGACCAGGGCGAGCTGGAGCTGGCGGCGCACGTCCTCGTCGCTGCCGGCGAACTCGCCGACGACGGCCGCACGCGGCAGCCGCACCCCGTCGAAGGTGACCGCGGCGAACCGGCGGGTCAGGTCGAGGGAATGCATCGGCGTGACGGTGACGCCGGCCGCGTCGGCGGGCACGAGCACCTGGGTGAGCCCGTCGCCGGTACGGCCGGTCACCAGCAGGTGGCTCGCCCAGGCGGCCGCCTCGACCGGGCGCTTGACCCCGTCGAGCACGACCTCGTCCCCGTCGGCCCGCACGGTGAGGGTCACGGTGCCGAGGCGGTCGTGCGGGGCCGGCTCGGCCAGGCACCACGCGCCGACCGCCTCGCCGGCCAGGAGGGCGTCGAGGACCTCGGCGTGCCCGGAGGCCGCGTCGGACCGACCGGCGGCCGCGGCCGCCGTCAGCGCGCGAGACAGCGCCGCGGCGACGACGTTCGTCGCGACCAGCGGGCCCGGGGCCGCGTGGGTGCCGAACTCGTAGGCGATCAGGCTCAGGTCGACGACCGGCGAGCCACTGACGCTGCCGCCGCCGAACTCGTCGTCGACGACCAGAGCGGTCCAGCCGAGCTCGGCGCCGGCCCGCCAGTAGTCACGGCCGAACCCCTCCGGGTCGTCGCGCAGCCGGCGCAGCGCGTCCGGCGCGGCCTCCCGCTCCAGGTAGCGCGCCGTGGTGTCACGCAGGATCTCCTGCTCCGAGCTCAGCTCGATCAGCATGGACTCGACACTCCCAGGACGGCTCGTGGGCGGTGGCCCGGGCGGATTGATTCATAATTCACTAAGGCAATCTACGGTCGACGGGGCGGAACGCGCCATGCGCTGTGGGACGGAGGACACGCTCACGCCCGTCCCGCCGGCCGGCGGCCGTATACAGGGAGGCCCCGGCCGGGCGCCACGGCGTCCGGACGCGCCACGGCCAAAGATCGCATACTGTCGATGCCGCCCGACCCACGCCGCCGAACACCATCCGTCACCACCGCGAGGACCAGCACCGTGCCGCCCAGCCGAACCGTCAAACTCACGAAGGCGAGCAACGCCGTCGTCGACTACCTTCTCGAGGAGATCTTCGAAGGGCGGCTGCGCTCCGGGCAGCGCGTCGACCTCGTCGAGGTGGGCGACGCGCTCGGCCTGTCCCGCAGCCCGGTCCGGGAGGGCCTCGTCATGCTGGAGCGGGACGGGATCGTCTCGATCCGGCCGCACCGCGGGGTGTTCGTCGAGCCGTTCGACGCCGAGTCGGTGCTCGACGACTTCGAGGTGATGGGCCTGCTGTCCGGGGTGGCCGTCTCTCGGCTGGCGAACCAGCGTGACCCGGCGGTCATCGCCGAGCTGGAACAGCTGATCGCCGAGCTGAAGGTCACCGAGCCGCTCGATCGCATCGGCGAGATCGTCCAGCAGATCCTGCGCGCCCAGCATCGCGCCGGCGGCTCACGGCGGCTGCGCGCCGAGCTGCGCGCCTTCGCCGGCTTCCTTCCGTGGGTGTTCCGCGTCGAGAGCGGCCTGACGCACGCCGACGTCGTGGCGGAGATGGAGCGGGTCATGAACGCCATCGTCGCGGGCGACGGCGACGGCGCCGCCCGCCAGCGCGTCGCGGACTTCCGCGCCGCGGGCGAACGCGTCGTCTCGGCCCTCACCGCCCGAGGCATCCTCTGACCTGGAGCCCCCGGCCGCGCGGCCACCCCGTCCCGGCCACCCGCCCAACGGCGACGTCCTAGGTTTCCTGGATGCCGCCCATGTGGTGGCCGCCGTCGACGGAGAGGACCTGGCCGGTGATGTAGGAGGCCGCGTCGCTCGCGAAGAAGGCGATCGCCTGGGCCACCTCGTCGGGCCGGCCGACCCGGCCGAGGGGGGTGCCCGCGGCGATGTCGCCCGGGTCGATGCCGGCGACGTCCCAGGCCGCGGCCGCCCGCTCGGAGGCGATCCCGCCCACGGCGACGCAGTTGGCGCGGATGCCGTAGTGCCCCCACTCGGCGGCGGTGACCTTGGTGAACATCTGCAGCGCCGCCTTCGCGGCCGCGTAGTGCGCCCCGCCCCTGACGCCGTAGACGCCGGCGTCCGAGGAGACGTTGATGATCGCTCCGGAGCGCTGCGCGACGAGGTGCCGGCCGGCCTCCCGAGTGCAGAAGTAGGCCGCGCGGACGTTGAGGTCGAAGCTCGCGTCCCAGCCCTTGGTCGGCAGGGTCCGCAGCGGGCCCATCCGGGTGCCGCCGGCGTTGTTGACGAGGATGTCGACCCGCCCGAGCTCCGCGACGGTGCGCTCGACGAGGGCGACGACCTGCTCCTCGTCCTTGATGTTCGTCGGCACCGGCAGGCAGCGCCGGCCGGTGGCGTCGCGCACCGCCGCCGACGTGCGTTCCAGGTCCGCGACGGTGCGGGCGGCGATGGCGACGTCGGCGCCGTGGGCGGCCAGCAGCCTGGCGGTCGCGGCGCCGATGCCGGTGCCGCCACCCGTCACGATCGCCACGCGCCCCGTCAGGTCGTAGGGAGCATCCATAAGGCGAGAACCTCTGCCTTCCTCGACGGTCTGGGGCTGCCGGTCGGGCGGTGGCCGGTCAGCGCCAGAAGCGGGCGGTGGACTCGTAGGCGCGCCGGCAGAACTCGGGGACCGGCAGCTGGCGCAGCTCGGCGGACAGCACCTCGACGCTCACCAGGCCGTCGAAGCCGCGCTCGAGCAGGGTCGAGGCGAACCTGTCCAGGTCCAGCTCGCCGTCGCCCGGCATGGCGCGGCGGTGCAACGTCTCGGACGTGGCGCTGCCGATCGGCGCCGGGGCATCGTCGAACTGCAGGTAGGCGATCTCTGCCAGTGGGATCGTCGCCAGCTCCTCCCAGGTGCTCCGCCCCCGGAAGAAGTGCCAGGTGTCGATCAGCACCCCCGCGCGCTCGACACCGGCGGCGGCCACCACGTCCCTGGCCTCGGAGATCGTCCCGACGAAGCCCATCGGGCTGAACTCGACGGCGAGCCCCGCCCCGGCCTCGGCGAGCACCTCGGCGCAGCGCCGGATCAGCGGCGCGGTCTGGGCGGTCAGCTTCGTCCGGAACCCGGCGAGCACCCAGCGGGCGCTGAGCACGGACGCCGCCTCGGCAAGCCTCTCCGCCTGTGCCAGCGTCTCCTCGGCGTCGTCGCCGATCAGCAGCGCGAGCACCTCGTGGCAGCGCAGCCCGGCGGCGTCCAACGTCTTCGCGGCGGCCGGGGTCGCGTTGCCCGCGGCCATGCCGACGGCGGTGAAGCCCGCCGCCGCGGTGGCCGCGGCAAGGCCCGGGACGTCGATCTCCCATCGCGAGTCGGGAGTCAGCGCGATCTCGACCGTCATGAGTTCTCCTCGACGCGAAGTCAGGCCGGCTGGCGGGGCATGACGGTGACCGACGGGATGGAGCCGCGGCAGCGCAGGACGCCGTCGAGGACGCGCAGCAGCTCGTCGACGTCGAGCAGGGCGCCGGTCTGGTACCCGCGGCTGACCCACAGCGGCCGGACCTTCGCCATGTAGTCCCAGTCCCAGTCGGCGGGGAACTCGCTCTGGTTGGGGCCCTCGCCGCCGGCACAGTCGCCGACGACGACGCGGGTGAAGCCGACGTCGGGGTGCTCGGTGCGGTAGGCCTCGACGAGCTTGTCGAGGGCCGCCTTGCTGACCGCGTAGGCGGCGAACCCGGGCCAGACGGGCGTGAGCGACGCGCTGATCGACGACAGGTAGGCCGCGACGCCGCCGGAGGCCTTCAGATGCGGCAGCGCGGCGGCGGTGATGAGAGCCGCCCCGGTCACGTTCGTGTCGAACGCGCGCCGCCAGGTCTGGGCGTCGACCCGCTCGACCGGGGAGAGCGGGCCGATGCCGGCGCTGTAGACGACGGCGTCGATGCCGCCGAGGCCGGCCGCGGCCTCCTCGATCGCGGCCTGGCAACTCGCCTCGTCGGTGACGTCGCAGGCGACGGCGAGCGTCCCGGGGCCCGCCTCCTTCGCCGCGTCCACCAGCCGCTCACGGCGGCGCGCCAGCAGCGCGACCTGGTCGCCGCGGCGGCCCAGGTCCACGCCGATGCATCTGCCGAGCCCGCTCGACGCTCCGACGACGACAGCCTTCACCAGGGACTCCCTTTCTCGGCCGCCGGCCGCGCGCGGCGGCCGGGCGCGCCCGACTGGGTCCCCAGGTACCCCGAGGGGCGGTCGCCGCGGCCCGGGACCCGGCGGCCGCGCCGCTGCCGACGGCAGACTGCCGGCGGTCAGAGGACGAACGGCAGCTTCTCGTAGCCGCGGACGGTGCTGGTGTGCAGCCGGACGGCGCGGTCCCGGTCGACGTCCCACCTGGGGAAGCGGCGCAGCGTCTCCTCGATCGCGACGCGCGCCTCCAGCCGGGCGAGACCGGCGCCGAGGCAGAAGTGGATGCCGTGGCCGAAGGACATGTGGCTGTCGGACGTCCGGTGGATGTCGAAGCGGTCGGGGTCCGGGTACCTGCGGTCGTCGCGGCCGGCGGAGCCGGTGAGCAGCAGCACCTTCGACATCGCGGGGATCGTCACGCCGTGCAGCTCGACCTCGCGGGTGGTCATGCGGCCCTGGACCGGCGACGGCGGCTCGTAGCGCATCAGCTCCTCGACCGCGTTCGGGACGAGCGCGAAGTTGGCGGCGAGCTCGGCCCGCTGGTCGGGATGGTCGGCGAGCACCGAGCCGAACCAGCCGAGGAGGCGGGCGACGGTCTCCGTGCCGGCGCTGACGATCTCCTGGGCGACGGTCGCGGCCTGCTCGGTGGAGAGGCGGCGGGGGCCGTCCTCGGAGGCGATCTCGGCCTCGGCGAGGCCGGTGATCATGTCGTCGCGGGGTACCTTGCGGCGCGCCTCGATCTGCTCGTGCCAGTACGCCTTGAGCTTCACCGTGGCCGCGCGCGAGATGTCGTTGCTCATCCCGGCGGTCTCGTCGTGGTGAAACGTCAGGTCGATCGTCCTGCGGATCTCCTCGCGGTCCGCCGGGTCGACGCCGATGAGCTCGGAGATCACCTTCGACGGGAGCTGCGCGGCGAAGTCCTGGACGTAGTCGAAGCCGCCCCCGCCGACGTGCGGGTCGAGCATCTCGGCGCACAGGCCGCGGATGGCGCCCTCCAGCCGGGCGACCCGGCGCGGGGTGAACGCCCGGGAGACGAGCGCGCGCAGCATGTTGTGGACCGGGGGGTCGGAGAAGATCAGGAACACGGGCGGCATCGGCTCCGGGCTCATGATCTCCAGGACGGTACCGTGCGCGGAGCTGAACGTCGCCGCGTCGCGGTGGGCCTCGTCGACGTCGGCGTAGCGGGAGAGCGCGTAGAAACCGAACCGCTCGTTGCGGTAGAGCGGTGACTCGGCGCGCATCCGCTCCCACACCGGGTACGGGTCGGTGTCGATCGTCTTGTCGAACGGGTCCCAGTACAGGTCAGCCACGGCCGTCGGCGTCATCTATCAGTCCTTGGGTTTGTCGCGTCCAGCGCGGATGGTCGCGGTCCGTGCGCCGCCCGGTGCGGCCGGCGCGTCGAGCGGCGGCCCGGGCGGGCGGCATGCCCAGCATCGCGCATTTGAACAGTGTCTGACGAGCGAACGCACCCTCCCCCGCATTCGGCGGGGTTGTCAAGGCCCGTCCGGTTTCGCCGGGTCACGAGAGCACGCGTCCGGCCCATCAGGCCTTCCTGGCCGCGGGAGCGCGCTTCGAGCCCGTCGGGCCGGCCGTGCGGGTGCGCGGCCGGCCCGACGGGTGCGGGCAGCTGGTTGGTCAGCGCAGCGCGGTGCCGATGATCTGGGGCAGGTCCAGCGTCGTGCGGATACCCGGAAGCGCCGCGACGACGGCGGGGATCGCGTTGACCGGGCGATGGGCTGTGTAGCCGGGCGTCATCGCGCCCATCTCGTCGAGGGTGAGGGGGAAGCGCAGGGTGATGTCGAGGGGGGCGTCGCCCTCGACGGTCACCCGCCAGCCGGCGTCGAGCGCCAGCTCCCAGGCCGGGTCCAGCTCGGTGGAGCAGAACCAGTGCGCCTTGAACTCCAGCAACGGCGTGCCGCCGCGCAGGCCCGTCACCGTGATGCGCTGCGCGGCCACCGTCCCGGCGGCGATGCGGCCGGCGGCGATGTCGATGTCGCGCGTCGCGACGGCGACCTCGCCCGAGGCGGTGATCTCCTCGAGCGGGACGCCCAACGCATCGGCGGTCAGCGACAGCGACGGGCCGAAGGCCTCGGCCAGGTACGCCGCGCGCCGGTCGTCGAACGCCGCCGGCGGCTGCCCGTAGCCCATCAGGTTGAAGATCATGTCGGGCGAGTCGCGCCGCGACATGTTGGCGTACTCGTTGATGACGATCCGGTCGAGCCGGCGCTGGAGGGAGGAGACCACCAGCGGGATCGCCTCGGAGATGAACCCGGGGCTGGAGCCGGTGCTGTGGATCGAGGCCCCGCCCGCCGCGCAGGCCTTCTCCACCTGCGCACGCAGGGCCGGGTCCATGCTGGCCGGGCGGTGGAACTCGCCGCGAGTGGTGACGATGTTCGCGCCGGACTCGAGCAGCCGGCACACCTCGTCAGCGTCCAGCCGGGCCGGCATGTAGAGGACGCAGTCGGCGCCGAGAGCCACGATGTCGTCGATGCTCGTCGTCGCCGCGACGCCGGTGGTGATGCCCAGTCCCGCGAGCTCGCCGGCGTCCTTGCCCGCCTTGGCGTCGCTGTAGACGTAGAGCCCGACCAGCTCCAGGTTCGGGTGTTCGATGACCGTCCGCAGCGCGCGGGTGCCGATGTTGCCGGTCGCCCACTGGACGACCCGGAGCGGAGCCTGCGGTAACGCGGTGTCGCTGGACGTCGTTGTCATGAGTCTGCCCTCCTGAGAAGGAACGCGCCGCCGGGCGCGCCGCCGCCGGTGGAGACGACCGCGGTGCGGGCGTCGGCGACCTGGCGGGGGCCGGCCTCATGGCGCAGTTGGGTGATCGCCTCGTACAGGAATCCGAAGCCGTGCAGCCGCCCCTCGGAGAGCTGGCCGCCGTGCGGGTTGAGCGGCAGGTCGCCGTCCAGGGCGATCCGCTGGCCCTTGTCCAGCCAGTCCTGCGCCTCGCCGAAGCCGCAGAAGCCCAGCCCCTCGAGCCAGGAGATCGCGTTGAAGGTGAAGCCGTCGTACAGGCAGGCGAGGTCGACGTCGGCGGGGGTCAGGTCGGTACGGGTCCACAGGTGCGCGGCCGGGCCGAGCACCACTGGTTCGTGCGTCATCGTGCCCTGGTCCCAGGAGACGCGTTCGTTGATCTGCGTGCCGACGGCCTCGACCTTGATGGCCGTCTTGGGCAGGTCCGAAGCGGCGTCGGCGGCCGAGACGATGACGGCGACGGAACCGTCGCATGGGATGTCGCAGTCGTACAGGCCGAACGGCGTCGAGACGAGGCGGGCCGACATGTAGTCGTCCATGGTCATCGGGGCCCGGTAGATCGCGTCCGGGTTGCGGGCGGCGTTCGCCCGGCCGTTGAGCGCGATCGCGGCGAGCATCTCCCGGGAGGCGCCGTAGCGGTGCATGTACTGGCTCGCCTGCATGGCGATCCAGCTGGCCGCCGAGATGGCGCCGAAGGGGTGGCGCCACTCGGTGTTCAGGCCGGTGGCCCGGCCGGGCATCCCGCCGAGGCGCAGCTCGCGGTAGGTGGACTCCCATACGGTCCGGAAGCACAGCACGTGCCGGCACAGGCCAGCCGACACCGCGAGCATCGCCTGTACGACCGCGCCCGTCTGACCGGGCAGGTCGCCGCCGCCGTTGAACCAGGTCGGGCGCAGGCGCAGCGCCTCCTCCACGGAGGTGACACCGCCCTCGCTCATGCCCATGCCGACCGTGCCGGGATAGGTCGACAGGCCGTCGATGTCCTCGGGGGTGAGCCCCGCGTCCGCGATCGCCTTCAGGCACGCGTCGGTCGTCAGCGACAGCGGGTCGACCATGAGCCGGCGCCCGATCCTCGAGCGGCCGATGCCGGAGAGGACCACGTCGTGCTCGAAGCGCCGGGGCGACAACGGCGCGCGCGGGGCGGGCAGGTTCGGCTCACCGACGCGGTCCCGGGTCTCGTCGGGCTCGCCGGTCGGCTCGAACAGCGGCAGCCAGACGTCCTCACGCTGCTCGAAGGTGACCTGGACCCGCTGGCCGACGTGCACCTCGGCCGGCTCGCAGCCGACGATGTTGGTCGTCAGGCGGACGTCGTCGCTCTCCTCGATCGCGACCACGGCGACCACGTACGGCGGCTTCATGTCGGGCAGCCACTGCTGGACGTTGACGGTGTAGCCGACGACGCTGGCCCGGCCCGACACCTCCTTCGGCGAGACGGCGCTGCCGCGGCAGGTGGGGCAGACCGGGACCGGGGGGTGCACGAGCGTGCCGCAGTCGTCGCAGCCCTGGATGCGCAGGATGCCATCGGCGCCGGACTTCCAGAACCACTCGCTCGCCGGGATCAGCGCGGGGAGAGGCGGCATCGCAGCTCCTTGTCGACCATGGGACCGCCGGCAGCGGGCGCCGGCAGGCCACCGCGTCGTGGCGTGGGGGTGACGGGCGTACAGGATGACAGGCCTGCACCGTGGGTGGTACCACGTGGTTGTTACCACGTTTTCAACATCGACGTCGAAACAAGAGGCTGGGCCTACGGCGCTGACCTGGGCACCACCAGGCGCGACAACATCGCCAGCTCCGATGACCACACGTAGACTGCAACCGGTTCTCGTTGACCGCCGATGCCGACAGCTGGTGTTGATCCCCGACCGCCGACCTCGACCGCTGGCATGGCGGCCGACGGGAGGCGCCACTACCACCGGCCGTGCCGGCCGACCCGCCGGTCGACGCGGTGGGAGAATGAGGAGCGGGCATTGACGTCGGCAACGCCGGTTGACCGCGACAAGGCGACCGGGCCGCGCTCACGCAAGGGCGCCGCCACCAGGGCCAGGCTTCTCGGGGCGGCCAAGGAGGTGTTCGAGGAGGACGGCTTCCTCGAGGCGCGAATCTCCGACATCGCCGAGCGCGCCGGCCTGTCGCACGGCTCCTTCTACCACTACTTCGACTCCAAGGAGCAGATCTTCCGCGAGGTCGCCATGGCCCTCTCCGACCTGCTGAACGCCCCGCTCAGCACGGTGATCTTCGATCCGTCCTCCACCGCGTCCCCGCAGGACCGCATCCGCGCCGGCAACCGCCGGTTCCTGGAGTACTACCGGCAGGAAGCCAGGATCATCGGCGTCATCGAGCAGGTCTGCCGGCACGACACGCACCTCAACATGATGCGTTTCGAGCACCAGCAGCGCGACCGGGAGCGCATCTCGAGCTCCATCGCGCAACTGCAGCGA of the Pseudofrankia saprophytica genome contains:
- a CDS encoding acyl-CoA dehydrogenase, which translates into the protein MLIELSSEQEILRDTTARYLEREAAPDALRRLRDDPEGFGRDYWRAGAELGWTALVVDDEFGGGSVSGSPVVDLSLIAYEFGTHAAPGPLVATNVVAAALSRALTAAAAAGRSDAASGHAEVLDALLAGEAVGAWCLAEPAPHDRLGTVTLTVRADGDEVVLDGVKRPVEAAAWASHLLVTGRTGDGLTQVLVPADAAGVTVTPMHSLDLTRRFAAVTFDGVRLPRAAVVGEFAGSDEDVRRQLQLALVLVTAEMVGALQRAFDMTVDWAFDRYSFGRPLASYQALKHRFADMKMWLEATHAAVDAAAAAVDAGSPQADELVSVAKALGEPGVELLQDCVQLHGGIGITFEHDLHLFLRRGAVNRALFGTPDEHLGRLAAVAIAQAAAPSDDTQPQEAPAAQGAGPVAARANAAGDLEDLDSFRERARRFIQGNLKQDETVRTLRRTLTDEQELAEVARARKLQRMLFDAGLAGITFPREYGGQGLTAAHQEVLNEELAGYEFPRHLQVPTLSPCAAVILEFGTEEQKLRHLPAILRGDEIWIQFLSEPSGGSDVAGALMSAVREGDEWVLNGSKIWSTGAWWSDWALCLARTNWDVPKHRGLSVFMLPIHQPGIEISRIEMLNGSMEFCQEYLTDVRVPDSERLGDVDGGWTVGTSWMMYERQANNSPFTTRPSHTRRGSAGIDAPLVPIAARLGRLDDPRTRELIGEARLLSVVREQLNRRLAAGMTTGRMHSQSSAIGRLFAGHFGTRRDTITFEIAGGIGAAWTDDDPAAGCGLDYLVRTISTVAGGSTEIARNVISERVLGMPREAAPDHGIPFRNVPRGGRTRS
- a CDS encoding GntR family transcriptional regulator, whose amino-acid sequence is MPPSRTVKLTKASNAVVDYLLEEIFEGRLRSGQRVDLVEVGDALGLSRSPVREGLVMLERDGIVSIRPHRGVFVEPFDAESVLDDFEVMGLLSGVAVSRLANQRDPAVIAELEQLIAELKVTEPLDRIGEIVQQILRAQHRAGGSRRLRAELRAFAGFLPWVFRVESGLTHADVVAEMERVMNAIVAGDGDGAARQRVADFRAAGERVVSALTARGIL
- a CDS encoding SDR family NAD(P)-dependent oxidoreductase, encoding MDAPYDLTGRVAIVTGGGTGIGAATARLLAAHGADVAIAARTVADLERTSAAVRDATGRRCLPVPTNIKDEEQVVALVERTVAELGRVDILVNNAGGTRMGPLRTLPTKGWDASFDLNVRAAYFCTREAGRHLVAQRSGAIINVSSDAGVYGVRGGAHYAAAKAALQMFTKVTAAEWGHYGIRANCVAVGGIASERAAAAWDVAGIDPGDIAAGTPLGRVGRPDEVAQAIAFFASDAASYITGQVLSVDGGHHMGGIQET
- a CDS encoding sugar phosphate isomerase/epimerase family protein, whose product is MTVEIALTPDSRWEIDVPGLAAATAAAGFTAVGMAAGNATPAAAKTLDAAGLRCHEVLALLIGDDAEETLAQAERLAEAASVLSARWVLAGFRTKLTAQTAPLIRRCAEVLAEAGAGLAVEFSPMGFVGTISEARDVVAAAGVERAGVLIDTWHFFRGRSTWEELATIPLAEIAYLQFDDAPAPIGSATSETLHRRAMPGDGELDLDRFASTLLERGFDGLVSVEVLSAELRQLPVPEFCRRAYESTARFWR
- a CDS encoding SDR family oxidoreductase; translated protein: MKAVVVGASSGLGRCIGVDLGRRGDQVALLARRRERLVDAAKEAGPGTLAVACDVTDEASCQAAIEEAAAGLGGIDAVVYSAGIGPLSPVERVDAQTWRRAFDTNVTGAALITAAALPHLKASGGVAAYLSSISASLTPVWPGFAAYAVSKAALDKLVEAYRTEHPDVGFTRVVVGDCAGGEGPNQSEFPADWDWDYMAKVRPLWVSRGYQTGALLDVDELLRVLDGVLRCRGSIPSVTVMPRQPA
- a CDS encoding cytochrome P450; this translates as MTPTAVADLYWDPFDKTIDTDPYPVWERMRAESPLYRNERFGFYALSRYADVDEAHRDAATFSSAHGTVLEIMSPEPMPPVFLIFSDPPVHNMLRALVSRAFTPRRVARLEGAIRGLCAEMLDPHVGGGGFDYVQDFAAQLPSKVISELIGVDPADREEIRRTIDLTFHHDETAGMSNDISRAATVKLKAYWHEQIEARRKVPRDDMITGLAEAEIASEDGPRRLSTEQAATVAQEIVSAGTETVARLLGWFGSVLADHPDQRAELAANFALVPNAVEELMRYEPPSPVQGRMTTREVELHGVTIPAMSKVLLLTGSAGRDDRRYPDPDRFDIHRTSDSHMSFGHGIHFCLGAGLARLEARVAIEETLRRFPRWDVDRDRAVRLHTSTVRGYEKLPFVL
- a CDS encoding dihydrodipicolinate reductase codes for the protein MTTTSSDTALPQAPLRVVQWATGNIGTRALRTVIEHPNLELVGLYVYSDAKAGKDAGELAGLGITTGVAATTSIDDIVALGADCVLYMPARLDADEVCRLLESGANIVTTRGEFHRPASMDPALRAQVEKACAAGGASIHSTGSSPGFISEAIPLVVSSLQRRLDRIVINEYANMSRRDSPDMIFNLMGYGQPPAAFDDRRAAYLAEAFGPSLSLTADALGVPLEEITASGEVAVATRDIDIAAGRIAAGTVAAQRITVTGLRGGTPLLEFKAHWFCSTELDPAWELALDAGWRVTVEGDAPLDITLRFPLTLDEMGAMTPGYTAHRPVNAIPAVVAALPGIRTTLDLPQIIGTALR
- a CDS encoding thiolase C-terminal domain-containing protein; translation: MPPLPALIPASEWFWKSGADGILRIQGCDDCGTLVHPPVPVCPTCRGSAVSPKEVSGRASVVGYTVNVQQWLPDMKPPYVVAVVAIEESDDVRLTTNIVGCEPAEVHVGQRVQVTFEQREDVWLPLFEPTGEPDETRDRVGEPNLPAPRAPLSPRRFEHDVVLSGIGRSRIGRRLMVDPLSLTTDACLKAIADAGLTPEDIDGLSTYPGTVGMGMSEGGVTSVEEALRLRPTWFNGGGDLPGQTGAVVQAMLAVSAGLCRHVLCFRTVWESTYRELRLGGMPGRATGLNTEWRHPFGAISAASWIAMQASQYMHRYGASREMLAAIALNGRANAARNPDAIYRAPMTMDDYMSARLVSTPFGLYDCDIPCDGSVAVIVSAADAASDLPKTAIKVEAVGTQINERVSWDQGTMTHEPVVLGPAAHLWTRTDLTPADVDLACLYDGFTFNAISWLEGLGFCGFGEAQDWLDKGQRIALDGDLPLNPHGGQLSEGRLHGFGFLYEAITQLRHEAGPRQVADARTAVVSTGGGAPGGAFLLRRADS
- a CDS encoding TetR/AcrR family transcriptional regulator — translated: MTSATPVDRDKATGPRSRKGAATRARLLGAAKEVFEEDGFLEARISDIAERAGLSHGSFYHYFDSKEQIFREVAMALSDLLNAPLSTVIFDPSSTASPQDRIRAGNRRFLEYYRQEARIIGVIEQVCRHDTHLNMMRFEHQQRDRERISSSIAQLQRKGWVDPTINPKIAASALGAMVTRFAEMWLVQGLFKPDFDDGVEQLTQLFLNALDLRGGPTDADDA